GGAATGGGATCAACGAAAATTTTCAGGGAACAACTCATGAAATTATATCATATATCAGCTTGATGATCTTACTTCTTCTTAACTCATTCTTACTTTATAAACACTAAGCGAAAGATTATAAATGCAGGTCATAGGAAAAACACCGTTACTAAAATTAGAACGATTATCCGAGCCCGGCTGCGCCGAAATATATGTAAAATACGAAGGAACTAATCCCACCGGCAGCATGAAAGACCGGATGGCGCTTTCCATGATCGAAGGCGCGGAACGGCGGGGCGAACTCAAGCCCGGCGGTATGGTGATGGATTATACCGGTGGAAGTACGGGGAGTTCTCTCGCGATGGTCTGCGCCACGAAAGGTTATCGTGCGCACTTCGTTTCCTCCGATGCTTTTGCAGAGGAAAAACTTCAGACCATGAAAGCCTTTGGCGCCACGCTTGAAATATTTCCGAGTGAGAACCGAAAAATTACAGCCAAACTGATCGACTCCATGGTTCAGAGAGCGAGAGAATTAAGTAAACAGCCCAATACATTTTGGACTGACCAGTTTAATAACATGGATAATAGGAATGCCTATCATAATATGGCAACAGAGATCATCGAGGCGCTCGGAAAAAATATTGATGAATTTATTATGGGCGTAGGGACGGGCGGCTGTTTTTCAGGAAATTCAGAAGTGTTAAAAAAGGAAATACCCAATATACGCTGTATCCCGATTGAACCGCTGCACGTTCGCTCCCTTTCGGGAGGCGATACGTCGGGAACGCATAGATTAGAAGGCATTGGCGCAGGATTCATTCCGAGCATATGCCGGTTGGATCTGGCGGATGAAATAATATCCGTTTCGGATGAAGATGCCAGGGAAACGGCGCGAAAACTGGCAAGACTGGAAGGGATATTCGGAGGAACCACCTCCGGAGCCAATGTGTGGGCAGCCATTCAAAGGGCGAGAATTATCGGCGCAGGGAAAAAAATCGTGACTGTGATCGTTGATTCAGGACTTAAATATCTTAACGGCGATTTGTATAAATAACGATACCCCAGCGATGTAGAATGCAGCTTTAATTGGGCAGAACAATATCGCGATAACCAACCGTCATACCATCCACGTTTTTTAACGATAGAATTCCCGATCCTGAATCGCCGACTTGTTTTAATCTTTTTTTCCTTTCGGCGGTAAGAAGCGGGTCGTCGTCAAACATAAAAGAGTCCAGCGCAATTTCCTGTTTTCCGGGAGATTTGACGGTAATGTGGATGTGTTGCGCTTCCGTTCCGCTTGGATACGATGCGGGACGGATGGTTTCGAATGCATACGATCCGTCGGACGAACTCTTCAGCCAAGCGCGAAGATAGCCGTGCCGTTTGCCGTTACCGGTTTCGTTACCCTTTTTTTCGTACAGACCCTTTGCATTGGTGTGGTAGAGGTACACAATAACTCCGGCCGCAGGCGTTTCTCCGTCGGATTGATAAAATTTTCCGCGAATAGTAATTCGCACGCCCGGTTCGTCTGCAGGGGCGATGATTACATGTGAAGTTAAGTTAGCCGGCGCTTCGTCTGTGCCGCACCAATTGCATTCAGGCAAATCATTTGAATTTTTCTGGGCATTGCAGCTGGACGTAACGAATATCACCCACATTAATATAACCGCTGTTTTTCTCATGCACACTCCCTTTCGGGTGATGTTCTAAACTTTTTTTAAAATAGCATTCTGCGAATTAAGGTTCAACCGAATTTCAGATTTTTATTACTCACAACCTAATGTTGAGATGAGGGATCTGTATTTTATTATAATGCGGCACTTGCGTTTTTCTACGGTTCACGTTAAGTTTTGCTTATAATTAAGACCGATCGAAAATGGATCACCCAAATAGATATACACTTCAATGCGGTTAATCATCAGGTCGTCTTCGACCCGCTGAGTATTTTAAAAATAAAAAAAAGATAATAATTCAACTATGTATATTCCTCAACATTACAAGAACGAAGACACGGACGCGGTCAGGGCATTCATTCATGGCAACGGTTTTGCCATATTGGTAAGTCAGGTTGACGCAAAACCATGGGCCACGCATATCCCGCTGTACCTGGATAAAAACTCGGACGGCAAAGACGTCCTGATCGGACATATCTCGCGGAGCAATAAGCAATGGAAGGATTTTGATAAGAACGAGGAAGTGCTGGCGATTTTTTCAGGGCCTCACGCATACGTGTCGTCGTCATGGTACGATCACGAGAATGTTCCGACCTGGAATTATCTCGCCGTTCATGTATACGGTAACGTCCGTATCGTCGCGGGCGAACAACTGAAAGACCAGCTCGGTAAACTGGTTGATAAATATGAATCGGGTATGCAGAATCCGGTAAGCGTCAATGGAATGTCGAAGGAATTTGTTGACCGCGAAATGCGCGGCATCGTCGGGTTTGAGATCGAGATCACCCGTATTCAGGCTGCAATGAAACTTTCACAGAACCGCGATGAAAATAATTATGACCGGGTCGTCAAGGCTCTGGAGGCGCAAGGAGATATGGATTCGGTCGAGATCGCAAAACTAATGAAGAAAAGAAAATGAATAAGCATCTTTTAAATGATTCAAACGAGTTTCCCGATGACAAAATCTTATTAAAACACCTTGATAAGAGCAAAGTTCTTTGGGATGAATTGACATCTACGGTCTCTTCCAATTTTCCACCGACCACGCTGGAATGGAAATACTACAAAGACGGAGGCTCGTGGCTGGGTAAATTGGTTCAAAAGAAAAAAACGGTTTGCTGGATATCCGTTTGGGATAAGTTCTTCAAAGTATCTTTTTATTTTACAGAAAAGAATGACAAAGACATAAAAAATATGAAAATTGATCAAAGCCTGAAGGACGCATATTTTGCCCATAAACCGATTGGGAAACTGAAGCCTCTAACTGTCGAAGTTAAAACCAAAAAGGCACTAAAGGACGTCTGTGAATTGATAAGCTATAAAACCTCCCTTTAGATTAATTTTAGGCTTTGTCGTTTTTAAAAAAAATTAAAAGTGTAAGTTTTTGAAGCCGTTTCACACTTAATTCAATAAAAGGCCTTCTTTTATAATTGGTCTAAAATGTTACGCATTGTGAGGCATTTATGAAACGGTATATTAGAAATCGTATTATTGGCGCTCTGGTAATTTTTTGTGCCTGCGAATCTTCACAAAGGCAGGATGGAACCGAGAAAACGTACTTTAAAATTTATGATTTTTCCATGTATGATCGCATGAGCCACGTTTTTTCACAATCTTCAGGTTCGTTAGGCTTCATCGAATTATCGGATTCAGCATATGGGCCGCCAGCAGGCAGTTACGCCATGAGACTCGACGAAAAGGGCGACACAGTATGGACAAGTAAAATAGAAGGATACAATTGGAGAAAGGAGGCCGACGGAAAAATTCGAGGATTGACTTATGGAGAGTCGGATCATTTTGTTTTTGTGTCTCCGGAAGGCTCTATCTCTGGTTTTCCGATCAAGAAACGTGGCGCTTCCGTTTATTACGACGCCCACATTCGTGCCTTCGACGGAGACTATGTTTTAGCGGGTTCACGTTGGATTTCACCGTCGAAATATTCTATGATCATAAGCCGTGTAAATTCTTTAGGCGACACAATCTGGACAAAAGAACATGCGCCTTTTCCACAAGATTTTTATCCGTTTTTTTCAGAAATGATACCAACAAAGGACAGCGGGTACATTGCCCTGGGCGGCATTAATTACGCCACTTCGCCTGTTGGGGATCTGTTGGTCATCAAGATCAATAGTGAAGGTGAGCTTGTATGGTCAGATACCCTGCGAACCACTTCATGGAATTATGAGGCTCAGATCATGGAACTTAATTCCGGTGATCTTTTGATTGCCACAACTCCGTATTTAACCAGTAATGCGCTTTATCGACTATCTTCAGACGGAGACTCTTTGTCGGCTATTTCCTTTTCTTACTTTGGAGATTTTTCACGAATGACTCAATCCTCAAACGGAGACTTCGGCCTTGTTTATACCGAAGGCTTTAAAGTGCTGGATAATAATTTGTCGGAAAGATCTACGCGCACGTGGACTGAAATAACCGGCACTAACTTAAGAGGTATTTGGATCGATGCTACTTCCCATGGATGGATTATAGGAGGAGATATTCCACATAGGCTGGATTCCAGCGATGCTTTCATTCTTACTGTGAACGAAGACGGTATGATAGAGCCGTAGATATAAATCGCTTATATGAATAAAAACGGTGGTCGGTATTAAATAACGACTTTGAAATAAAAATTATCCATAATTGTTGTCAAACCACATCGGAAGTCATGACCCCCAAACAAATTGTACAAAAATGGGTTGACGCTTTCAACCGCGTTGACCTTGATGCGCTAATGGAATTGTACGCCGATGATGCGGTTAATCATCAAGTGGTTTTTGAACCCCTGCGGGGAAAAGAAAAGATCCGGCGGATGTTTGCCGGTGAATTTGCAAAGGCCAAAATGGTTTGCATCGTCGAGAAAATTTTCGAGGACGGCGAATGGGCCATTCTCGAATGGAAGGACCCGCTTGGTCTGCGCGGCTGCGGCTTCTTTCAGATCGTCAATGGTGAGATCGTTTTTCAGCGAGGTTATTGGGATCAGTTATCTTTCCTGCGTCAGCACAAACTGCCTTTGCCTAAGGAGTAAATCTCATTCTCCCGCAGATTTCGCTGATTTTCGCAGATTTTTTTCTGCGCTGATCTGCGGCATCTGCGGGAACTACGCCTTTCTCGCATCATAACAAAACCATTGGAAAAAACATCAAAATCGATTAGCTTTTGCGCGTTGATTTTTTTCCAATTTTTATCTAAGGATTCATTTATGAAACGATTTTACATTTTATTTCTTATTTGCATCTCCGGCCTTGCGGCTCAGGACCGTTCCTTGCTGACGCTGGAACGCATTTACGGTTCGGATGAATTCAAACCGAAGTTTTTCGGCCACTCCAAATGGCTCAAGGACGGGTCCGGCTACGCAACCCTTGAACCTTCGGCATCCTCCGCAGGCGGGAGAGACATCGTGACATACGACGTTGAAAAAGGTACACGGGATATTTTGCTCAGTTCGTCCAGACTCATGCCCGAAGGACAGTCTACAGCTCTGTCGATCTACAATTACTCATGGTCGCCGGACGACAAGCGACTTTTGATATTCACCAATACGAAAAAAGTTTGGCGGCTCCATACGCGCGGCGATTATTGGACGCTCGATCTTGCGAGCGGCAAACTGCGTCAGCTCGGCGGCAATGCCGAACCCTCTACGCTCATGTTTGCAAAGTTCTCCCCCGACGGAAATAAAGTTGCCTATGTGCGCGAAAACAATTTGTACTCGGAAGATGTGGTAACCGGCAAGATCACTCAGTTGACCTTTGACGGTTCAAAAACAGTGATCAACGGGACATTTGACTGGGTGTACGAAGAAGAATTTCACATTCGCGATGGATTCTCCTGGAGCCCCGACAGCAAGTCTATCGCCTATTGGCAACTCGACGCTACGGACATCGGTATTTTTTATATGATCAATAACACCGACTCCGTTTATTCCCGCGTGATCCCGGTTCAATACCCCAAAGCGGGCGAGAATAATTCCGCCTGCCGTATCGGCGTCGTCAGCGCGGAGGGAGGTTCCACTACCTGGATGAAAGTTGCAGGCGATTCACGTACAGATTATTATATTCCGCGAATGGAATGGGCAGGCAATTCCGACGCGGTCGTAATGCGCCACCTGAACCGTCTGCAGAATACAATGCAGCTTATGTTGGGAGACGTAAAGACGGGCGAAGTTCGATCCATCTTTACCGACACGGACAACGCATGGATTAGTATCGATGATGAATTTAAAGTCCTCGGCGGCAAAGGATTTCTCATTATCAGCGAACGCGACGGATGGAGGCATGTGTATCAGGTCTCCCGCGACGGCAAAAAACTGACGCTGCTTACGCCCGGGAACTTTGACGTCGTAAATGTTCTGAACGCCGACGAAAAAGAAAACTGGCTGTACTACATCGCATCGCCGGATAATGCGACGCAGAGGTTTTTATTCAGAATGAAAACGGACGGTAAAGGAAAAGCCGAAAAGTTAACGCCTGTGAAAAACGGATGGCATGCCTATCAAATTTCACCTAACGCGAAATACGCCATTCATACTTATTCTACCATTGACGAACCGGCCACGATCGAATTGATCAGCCTGCCGGAACACAAGACACTTCGGGTTATACAAGACAATGCCGAAATGAAAAAAAATCTTTCCGTTATCAAAAGGCGGCCAACCGAGTTTTTTAAAATCGACATCGGTAAGGGAACCACACTCGACGGATGGATGATCAAACCTTTTGATTTTGATTCCACCAAAAAATATCCGCTTTTCTTTTTCGTATACGGCGAGCCTGCTAATCAAACCGTCACCGATGACTGGGATAAAGATTATCTATGGCATCAGATGCTGGCGCAGCAGGGATACGTCGTATGCAGTATTGATAACCGCGGCTCGCCGGCACCGCGCGGCCGTTCATGGCGCAAAATTATATACCGTGATCTCGGGTATCTCGGGCCGCAGGATCAGGCCGATGCGGTTCGTATAATGCGCACATGGAATTTTATTGATTCGACCCGCGTCGGAATATGGGGCTGGAGCGGCGGCGGCGCCAGCACCTTGCAGGCAATGTTTCGATTTCCGGAATTGTATCATGTCGGCATGTGTGTTTCTCCGGTGACCGATCAGCATAATTATGATAATATTTATACCGAACGATACATGGGACTGCCGAAAGATAACGCTGCCGATTATACTAGAACCGCGCCTTTGACCTATGTGAAAAATTTACGCGGGCATCTGCTGCTCGTTCACGGAACCGGCGATGATAACGTACATTATCAAAATACGGAAATGATGATCAATGAGCTGATCAAAGCGGGAAAACCGTTTGATATGATGGCCTATCCGAACAGGACACATTCGATCAACGAAGGCGAGGGAACTTCTCTGCATTTGCGCTCATTGCTTACACGGTATCTGAAAACGCATTTGCCTCCGGGACCGAAATGAATTTTTTTTGATCGTAAAGACGCTGAGACGCTAAGGGTCTCTATAAATATTTTCTATCTGACTTTGCGTCTTCGCGCCTTAGCGGTTGATTTCAAATAAATCACGAACAGGAATTCCTTCGAATGAAGATAACGACTGCAGAAAGAAGAAGGACCTCGCCCAGGCCAAAAATTATCCAGTCAAACGTTACGGGAATATAATTGAGACTGAGTTCAAACAGTTTCTTGTCGGCTGACAACTGCATCAGTTCCGCAAAGGAATAACGGCTGAAGATAAAACGGGTAAAATCCCGGGTAAAAGAAAAAATGACTGTCAGCGATCCGGCTACCAATAGAGTCCATTCCGGCGCAGAGACAATTACAGATTTATTTTTTTGGCCGTAATACAAAATGCCCGCGCTTAGAAAAACCATCGTCATGGACAAAATAATCGGAGCAATGACCGGCCCTACCCATACAATAGGGATTAGGAATAAAATATCCCATGTCAATAATGATGACGGCCACCCGAGCAGCCATTTCAGAA
Above is a genomic segment from bacterium containing:
- a CDS encoding cysteine synthase family protein — encoded protein: MQVIGKTPLLKLERLSEPGCAEIYVKYEGTNPTGSMKDRMALSMIEGAERRGELKPGGMVMDYTGGSTGSSLAMVCATKGYRAHFVSSDAFAEEKLQTMKAFGATLEIFPSENRKITAKLIDSMVQRARELSKQPNTFWTDQFNNMDNRNAYHNMATEIIEALGKNIDEFIMGVGTGGCFSGNSEVLKKEIPNIRCIPIEPLHVRSLSGGDTSGTHRLEGIGAGFIPSICRLDLADEIISVSDEDARETARKLARLEGIFGGTTSGANVWAAIQRARIIGAGKKIVTVIVDSGLKYLNGDLYK
- a CDS encoding intradiol ring-cleavage dioxygenase, giving the protein MRKTAVILMWVIFVTSSCNAQKNSNDLPECNWCGTDEAPANLTSHVIIAPADEPGVRITIRGKFYQSDGETPAAGVIVYLYHTNAKGLYEKKGNETGNGKRHGYLRAWLKSSSDGSYAFETIRPASYPSGTEAQHIHITVKSPGKQEIALDSFMFDDDPLLTAERKKRLKQVGDSGSGILSLKNVDGMTVGYRDIVLPN
- a CDS encoding FMN-binding negative transcriptional regulator, with protein sequence MYIPQHYKNEDTDAVRAFIHGNGFAILVSQVDAKPWATHIPLYLDKNSDGKDVLIGHISRSNKQWKDFDKNEEVLAIFSGPHAYVSSSWYDHENVPTWNYLAVHVYGNVRIVAGEQLKDQLGKLVDKYESGMQNPVSVNGMSKEFVDREMRGIVGFEIEITRIQAAMKLSQNRDENNYDRVVKALEAQGDMDSVEIAKLMKKRK
- a CDS encoding DUF3788 family protein, with the translated sequence MNKHLLNDSNEFPDDKILLKHLDKSKVLWDELTSTVSSNFPPTTLEWKYYKDGGSWLGKLVQKKKTVCWISVWDKFFKVSFYFTEKNDKDIKNMKIDQSLKDAYFAHKPIGKLKPLTVEVKTKKALKDVCELISYKTSL
- a CDS encoding nuclear transport factor 2 family protein, with the translated sequence MTPKQIVQKWVDAFNRVDLDALMELYADDAVNHQVVFEPLRGKEKIRRMFAGEFAKAKMVCIVEKIFEDGEWAILEWKDPLGLRGCGFFQIVNGEIVFQRGYWDQLSFLRQHKLPLPKE
- a CDS encoding S9 family peptidase is translated as MKRFYILFLICISGLAAQDRSLLTLERIYGSDEFKPKFFGHSKWLKDGSGYATLEPSASSAGGRDIVTYDVEKGTRDILLSSSRLMPEGQSTALSIYNYSWSPDDKRLLIFTNTKKVWRLHTRGDYWTLDLASGKLRQLGGNAEPSTLMFAKFSPDGNKVAYVRENNLYSEDVVTGKITQLTFDGSKTVINGTFDWVYEEEFHIRDGFSWSPDSKSIAYWQLDATDIGIFYMINNTDSVYSRVIPVQYPKAGENNSACRIGVVSAEGGSTTWMKVAGDSRTDYYIPRMEWAGNSDAVVMRHLNRLQNTMQLMLGDVKTGEVRSIFTDTDNAWISIDDEFKVLGGKGFLIISERDGWRHVYQVSRDGKKLTLLTPGNFDVVNVLNADEKENWLYYIASPDNATQRFLFRMKTDGKGKAEKLTPVKNGWHAYQISPNAKYAIHTYSTIDEPATIELISLPEHKTLRVIQDNAEMKKNLSVIKRRPTEFFKIDIGKGTTLDGWMIKPFDFDSTKKYPLFFFVYGEPANQTVTDDWDKDYLWHQMLAQQGYVVCSIDNRGSPAPRGRSWRKIIYRDLGYLGPQDQADAVRIMRTWNFIDSTRVGIWGWSGGGASTLQAMFRFPELYHVGMCVSPVTDQHNYDNIYTERYMGLPKDNAADYTRTAPLTYVKNLRGHLLLVHGTGDDNVHYQNTEMMINELIKAGKPFDMMAYPNRTHSINEGEGTSLHLRSLLTRYLKTHLPPGPK